CTCTCATAATGTCCTGTACCCGTTTTCGCGTTTTATCGCTGATACGACCGGTGTTATTGATAACTCTGGATACGGTCATCGCCGAGCAGTTCGCTTTCTCCGCTATATCATATATAGTTACCATATGCGCATTATCAAACCCCTATAATCAAGGTGGAATATATGATCCTACTATAACTTAATCTTATCTTGACAGCAATCCGTTATACTGTTAATTTAGGGTTATCGATAACTCTAATGAGGTGATTCGTAGTGGCAGGACTTATTCAAACAGGTGCGGATGCGCTTGTCGTAGACGTCAAGGATGATGTCGCGACCGCCCTCCGTGATATTAAATCGGGAGAAACGATCATGTACCGGTCGGGGGAAAATGTTCAACAGGTCGAAGCCCTCGACAATATTCAATTCGGCCACAAGATTGCGATCAAACCGATTGCGGCAGGAAGTCAAGTTCGCAAATACGGTGAAGTCATAGGTCAAGCGACCGAAGAGATTGCAGTTGGCCGGCATGTCCATGTTCACAATGTCGAAGGCATTCGCGGACGCGGAGATCAGGCGGGGGGAGAGACGAAATGACGACAACGATTCAAGGCTACTTGCGCCCAAATGGGGAGTATGGCATTCGCAATCATGTACTTATCATACCGACTGTCATTTGTGCAAACCAGGTATCGAGCCGTATCACACAGCTTGTTCCTGAAACCGTTGCCATTCCGCACCAGCACGGATGCAGCCAAATCGGCGCGGACAAAGACCGGACGTTCGCAACGCTTGCCGGCACAGGCAAAAACCCGAATGTCGGAGCTGTCCTCGTCGTCAGTCTAGGCTGCGAGGTTGTCGATCCTTATGCACTGGCTGAGGATATCCGTACTTCGACCGGCAAACGGGTCGAGGTGATCGATATCCAGGAAACAGGCGGTTCGATCAAAGCGATCGGACGCGGCGTCGAGCTTGCCCGTGAGCTTCGCAGCGAGCTGGACCGGATCAAGCCCGAGCCCATTCCCGCCGGCGCGCTGCGTATCGGCGTGAAATGCGGCGGTTCCGACGCGACATCCGGAATGGCCTCCAATCCGGCCCTCGGCGCCGCCTCCGACATTCTGATCGAACAAGGAGGAACGGTCGTCATCAGCGAAACGACCGAAATCATTGGAGCCGAGCACGTTCTTGCAGCCCGCTGTGCGACAGAGGAAGTGGCGGATCAGCTGTATGCATTCGTGGAGCGGTTCGAGCGCGAGGTCGAGCGGATGGGAGCGGATATGCGCGGGGGCAACCCGTCTCCGGGCAATATTGCCGGCGGACTTACGACCATTGAAGAGAAGTCGCTCGGCTGTATCAGCAAGTGCGGAACATCACCGCTTATGGGCGCTTTCGAGTATGCAGAGGAGATCCCCGGCACAGGGCTTTATTTCATGGATTCTCCCGGCAATGACATAGAATGCGTATCGGGTATGGCCGCAAGCGGCGTGCATCTGGTCTGCTTCACGACCGGCAGGGGAACGCCTACCGGCGCCGCCGTCGTACCGGTTATCAAAATTACCGGCAACAAGAAAATGTTCGAGCGCATGTCGGACAATATGGACATAGACGTCAGCGATATTCTTGCAGGAACGACGGGTGTGGAGCAGGCGGGCGAGGCCATTTGGAACGAAATCGTGGAAGTGGCGGGCGGCAAGCTCACGAAAGCCGAGATTCTCGGCCATCAGGAGTTCAGCATCAACCGTATCGGTCCGAGCTTGTAAGCCAAGCTTTTCAAGTGATAATAATGAGGTTTCTCACCGAACTTTGAGAAGGAGCGTATGACATGGGTAGATTATCGGGAAAAATAGCGCTTGTCACAGGGGGAAGCAGGGGGATTGGCGAGGCGATCGTCATCCGGCTTGCCGAAGAGGGCGCACATGTAGCGGTTAATTTCACATCCGATTCGAGCAGGGAGAAGGCGGGTAGCGTCGTTAAACAGGTACAGGCGCTCGGATGCCGCGCAATCGCCGTCCAAGCAGACG
This is a stretch of genomic DNA from Paenibacillus sp. sptzw28. It encodes these proteins:
- a CDS encoding UxaA family hydrolase, with amino-acid sequence MTTTIQGYLRPNGEYGIRNHVLIIPTVICANQVSSRITQLVPETVAIPHQHGCSQIGADKDRTFATLAGTGKNPNVGAVLVVSLGCEVVDPYALAEDIRTSTGKRVEVIDIQETGGSIKAIGRGVELARELRSELDRIKPEPIPAGALRIGVKCGGSDATSGMASNPALGAASDILIEQGGTVVISETTEIIGAEHVLAARCATEEVADQLYAFVERFEREVERMGADMRGGNPSPGNIAGGLTTIEEKSLGCISKCGTSPLMGAFEYAEEIPGTGLYFMDSPGNDIECVSGMAASGVHLVCFTTGRGTPTGAAVVPVIKITGNKKMFERMSDNMDIDVSDILAGTTGVEQAGEAIWNEIVEVAGGKLTKAEILGHQEFSINRIGPSL
- a CDS encoding UxaA family hydrolase; this encodes MAGLIQTGADALVVDVKDDVATALRDIKSGETIMYRSGENVQQVEALDNIQFGHKIAIKPIAAGSQVRKYGEVIGQATEEIAVGRHVHVHNVEGIRGRGDQAGGETK